In Topomyia yanbarensis strain Yona2022 chromosome 2, ASM3024719v1, whole genome shotgun sequence, one DNA window encodes the following:
- the LOC131680749 gene encoding uncharacterized protein LOC131680749, with protein sequence MKNLIDWTQIEVTEHPSLNYSRCIVNCPEVTQMSQEELLAELAPQGVIAVRRFTRMIDNARVNTPTIVLTMKGTTWPQYIFFGALRVATRTYFPAPMLCYGCLEYGHTKTRCKDTPKRQKCSASDHTSEDCKGDANCFHCKQGHRPIDRNCPVYKKENEIIRIKVEQGLSFPEAKNAMRVASVQNPTPT encoded by the coding sequence atgaaaaacctAATTGACTGGACGCAAATTGAGGTAACAGAACATCCCTCGCTCAACTACAGCAGATGTATCGTTAATTGCCCGGAAGTTACTCAGATGTCACAAGAAGAATTGCTGGCCGAGCTGGCACCACAAGGCGTAATAGCGGTACGACGATTCACCAGAATGATTGACAATGCGAGAGTGAACACTCCTACAATAGTGTTGACCATGAAAGGAACCACCTGGCCTCAATACATCTTTTTTGGTGCACTCAGAGTAGCAACTCGTACCTACTTTCCTGCTCCAATGTTATGTTATGGCTGCCTTGAATATGGACACACAAAAACTCGATGCAAGGACACCCCCAAACGTCAAAAATGCTCCGCTTCAGACCACACTTCCGAAGACTGCAAAGGAGACGCTAACTGCTTTCACTGCAAGCAAGGCCACAGGCCAATCGACCGGAACTGCCCAGTCTACAAAAAGGAGAACGAAATCATAAGGATTAAGGTGGAACAAGGTCTGTCATTCCCGGAAGCAAAAAATGCTATGAGAGTCGCGTCGGTCCAAAATCCTACGCCAACGTGA